Proteins encoded by one window of Lycium barbarum isolate Lr01 chromosome 11, ASM1917538v2, whole genome shotgun sequence:
- the LOC132616834 gene encoding probable LRR receptor-like serine/threonine-protein kinase At1g53420 isoform X2, with protein MAMFMYVYRVSVSLLLLLVFCERTVEQATQGPLSNICTTTWYNTSLMKIPPPLDKKDEDAINALLGCSSREMLLPPSCYIGFTSAVTCDCYLEKHKSCRVVHIDFSNRQLEGKIPEEIGGLQYLKTLYLNGNKLRGSIPEPFKNLKKLLYFSLCDNSLEGPIPPFIGEMKSLNSILLCKNFFNQTIPPKLGSLPSLENLDLGHNLFSGKIPDELGNIKSLIRLYLVDNQLSGVLPVKLGDLVNLEELHLQNNEFIGALPPSFKSLKKLTYFDVRGNKLNETIPDIFEQWQDLRILNLMGNSFSAPLPGQISKLKSLTELYISDLVGKSYSFPDLSGMEFLRILTLRNCSIDANIPIWIWKLSSLHYLDLSFNSLFGAIPEAVNPSLNHIFLRRNKLNETIPSWMNASSYVDVSENQFKNVNICPGKKLNPDLNLFACCPNETDEVAKGDQVDFHFKNGTQFYDHLYINCGGDSVHVNGTDYEADVHPRGQSTFFMSNSSNWGYSSMGSFLWARHNRYTLNETCEIHAGDAQLYRTARLSPISLKYYGFCLKNGEYKVNLHFAEISSRNTKDSHSKAWRLFDVDIQEKNVLRNFNIEREAKGVNMAITEEHITFVNDNRLEIHLYWSGKGSVKYPSVYYGPLIAAITVTLVQSELSKGVLAGISGFALLLLILFIGFSWRFQDKLRREELELVELYPGGLYNFRKIRAATKNFGVDNRFGEGGFGTVYKGTLANGTAIAVKKLSATKEGMYEFVEKSRAIAGMKHPNLATLMGCCAGDNQLLLIYEYIGTNSLEDALFGSDELRERLDWPTRYRICLGLAEGLAFLHGGSKQEIIHGDIKPANIILDDQLNPKIYDFGFARLYHKQKLEGTLSYTAPEVKDHPLEASADVYSFGVVTLILISGRKVTTPRAGGDTEYLVEEAQVKDQRGTLMDLVDNKLLEYDWEEADMVLRLAMKCISSRPFRPTMSTVVKILKKECSIETIKPKLGDSPYRKTKSCLLF; from the exons ATGGCAATGTTCATGTATGTTTACAGGGTTTCCGTTTCTCTTTTGCTGCTTTTGGTCTTTTGTGAGAGAACTGTGGAACAGGCTACGCAAGGTCCTCTCAGCAACATCTGTACAACAACTTGGTACAACACCAGTTTAATGAAAATACCTCCTCCTCTTGATAAAAAAGACG AGGATGCCATCAACGCTTTGCTTGGGTGTTCTTCTAGGGAAATGCTATTACCCCCAAGTTGTTATATTGGATTTACAAGTGCCGTTACTTGCGATTGTTATCTTGAGAAGCATAAGAGTTGCCGAGTGGTACACAT TGATTTCTCAAATAGACAATTAGAAGGAAAGATCCCCGAGGAGATTGGAGGCCTTCAATATTTAAAAACCCT TTATTTGAATGGAAACAAGTTGCGTGGATCAATTCCTGAACCGTTCAAAAATCTGAAGAAGCTATTGTACTT TTCCCTCTGTGATAACTCATTGGAAGGACCCATTCCACCTTTCATTGGTGAGATGAAATCTTTAAACAGCAT ACTTCTGTGCAAAAACTTCTTCAATCAAACAATTCCTCCAAAATTGGGTTCTCTCCCATCTTTGGAAAATTT AGACTTGGGCCATAATTTGTTCTCAGGGAAAATTCCAGACGAGCTGGGAAATATTAAGAGCCTCATTAGATT GTACCTGGTGGATAATCAACTCTCGGGTGTACTCCCGGTCAAGCTTGGAGATCTTGTGAATCTAGAGGAGCT GCACTTGCAGAACAATGAATTTATTGGTGCCTTGCCGCCGAGCTTCAAGAGTTTAAAGAAACTGACGTACTT CGATGTGCGAGGGAACAAGCTCAATGAAACAATTCCGGATATTTTCGAACAGTGGCAAGATCTGCGTATCTT GAATCTGATGGGGAATAGTTTTTCTGCACCTTTGCCTGGCCAAATCTCAAAGCTGAAGAGTCTAACGGAACT GTATATCAGTGACTTAGTTGGAAAAAGCTACTCATTTCCAGATTTATCTGGAATGGAATTTTTGAGAATTTT GACATTGAGGAATTGCTCAATAGATGCCAACATCCCTATTTGGATATGGAAGCTATCTTCCCTACACTATCT GGACTTGAGTTTCAATAGTTTGTTTGGTGCAATTCCAGAAGCTGTTAACCCCTCGTTAAATCATAT ATTTCTGAGAAGAAATAAGCTCAATGAGACAATTCCATCTTGGATGAATGCTAGTTCATACGT GGATGTTTCTGAAAATCAATTCAAAAATGTAAACATATGCCCCGGAAAGAAGCTAAACCCTGACTT GAATCTGTTTGCGTGTTGCCCCAATGAAACGGATGA GGTTGCAAAGGGGGACCAAGTTGATTTCCATTTTAAGAATGGAACTCAGTTCT ATGACCATTTGTATATAAACTGCGGTGGTGATTCTGTCCATGTTAACGGAACTGACTATGAAGCTGATGTACATCCACGTGGTCAATCAACTTTCTTCATGAGTAACAGCTCAAATTGGGGCTATAGTAGTATGGGAAGCTTCTTATGGGCAAGACATAATCGTTACACTCTAAATGAGACCTGCGAAATTCATGCTGGTGATGCCCAATTGTATCGTACAGCACGTTTATCCCCAATCTCCTTGAAATATTATGGATTTTGTTTGAAAAATGGTGAGTACAAAGTGAATCTTCACTTTGCTGAAATATCTAGTAGAAACACCAAAGATTCGCATAGCAAAGCATGGCGACTCTTTGATGTAGATATCCAG GAAAAAAATGTGCTGAGAAACTTCAACATAGAAAGAGAAGCGAAAGGTGTGAATATGGCTATAACAGAGGAACATATCACTTTTGTGAATGACAATAGACTGGAGATTCACTTATACTGGTCTGGAAAAGGGTCTGTCAAATACCCATCAGTGTACTATGGGCCCCTTATAGCTGCAATTACAGTAACTCTAG TTCAATCAGAACTGTCCAAAGGAGTGCTTGCTGGAATTTCAGGATTTGCATTACTTCTTCTAATATTGTTCATAGGTTTTTCCTGGAGATTCCAAGACAAATTACGTCGGGAAG AGCTAGAACTTGTTGAATTGTACCCTGGAGGGCTTTACAACTTTCGGAAAATTAGAGCTGCCACAAAGAATTTTGGTGTTGATAACCGGTTTGGTGAGGGAGGTTTTGGGACTGTCTATAAG GGCACTCTTGCGAATGGGACTGCCATCGCAGTTAAAAAGCTTTCGGCAACAAAAGAAGGAATGTACGAGTTTGTGGAAAAGAGTCGAGCAATTGCTGGCATGAAACATCCAAATCTTGCAACACTAATGGGATGCTGTGCAGGTGACAACCAGCTTCTGCTTATCTATGAGTACATTGGAACTAACTCTCTTGAAGATGCATTATTTG GTTCAGACGAACTTAGAGAAAGACTAGATTGGCCAACAAGGTATAGAATTTGTCTTGGCCTAGCAGAAGGTTTAGCTTTCCTTCACGGGGGGTCCAAACAGGAAATTATACACGGGGATATTAAACCAGCAAACATTATTCTTGATGACCAACTAAATCCGAAGATATATGACTTTGGATTTGCAAGGCTTTATCACAAGCAAAAGTTGGAAGGAACACT GTCATACACAGCGCCTGAAGTTAAAGATCACCCCTTAGAAGCTAGCGCAGATGTGTATAGCTTTGGAGTTGTCACACTTATACTTATCAGTGGAAGGAAAGTCACGACCCCGAGGGCAGGTGGTGACACTGAATACCTCGTGGAGGAG GCACAGGTAAAGGATCAGAGGGGAACTCTAATGGATCTAGTCGATAATAAGCTTCTAGAATATGACTGGGAAGAAGCAGATATGGTTCTAAGATTAGCAATGAAATGCATAAGTTCACGCCCATTCAGACCGACAATGTCTACAGTCGTGAAGATTCTAAAGAAAGAATGCTCAATCGAGACGATTAAGCCAAAGCTGGGTGATTCTCCATACAGAAAAACCAAATCATGTTTGCTTTTCTGA
- the LOC132616834 gene encoding probable LRR receptor-like serine/threonine-protein kinase At1g53420 isoform X1: MAMFMYVYRVSVSLLLLLVFCERTVEQATQGPLSNICTTTWYNTSLMKIPPPLDKKDEDAINALLGCSSREMLLPPSCYIGFTSAVTCDCYLEKHKSCRVVHIDFSNRQLEGKIPEEIGGLQYLKTLYLNGNKLRGSIPEPFKNLKKLLYFSLCDNSLEGPIPPFIGEMKSLNSILLCKNFFNQTIPPKLGSLPSLENLDLGHNLFSGKIPDELGNIKSLIRLYLVDNQLSGVLPVKLGDLVNLEELHLQNNEFIGALPPSFKSLKKLTYFDVRGNKLNETIPDIFEQWQDLRILNLMGNSFSAPLPGQISKLKSLTELYISDLVGKSYSFPDLSGMEFLRILTLRNCSIDANIPIWIWKLSSLHYLDLSFNSLFGAIPEAVNPSLNHIFLRRNKLNETIPSWMNASSYVDVSENQFKNVNICPGKKLNPDLNLFACCPNETDEVAKGDQVDFHFKNGTQFCTQFYDHLYINCGGDSVHVNGTDYEADVHPRGQSTFFMSNSSNWGYSSMGSFLWARHNRYTLNETCEIHAGDAQLYRTARLSPISLKYYGFCLKNGEYKVNLHFAEISSRNTKDSHSKAWRLFDVDIQEKNVLRNFNIEREAKGVNMAITEEHITFVNDNRLEIHLYWSGKGSVKYPSVYYGPLIAAITVTLVQSELSKGVLAGISGFALLLLILFIGFSWRFQDKLRREELELVELYPGGLYNFRKIRAATKNFGVDNRFGEGGFGTVYKGTLANGTAIAVKKLSATKEGMYEFVEKSRAIAGMKHPNLATLMGCCAGDNQLLLIYEYIGTNSLEDALFGSDELRERLDWPTRYRICLGLAEGLAFLHGGSKQEIIHGDIKPANIILDDQLNPKIYDFGFARLYHKQKLEGTLSYTAPEVKDHPLEASADVYSFGVVTLILISGRKVTTPRAGGDTEYLVEEAQVKDQRGTLMDLVDNKLLEYDWEEADMVLRLAMKCISSRPFRPTMSTVVKILKKECSIETIKPKLGDSPYRKTKSCLLF, translated from the exons ATGGCAATGTTCATGTATGTTTACAGGGTTTCCGTTTCTCTTTTGCTGCTTTTGGTCTTTTGTGAGAGAACTGTGGAACAGGCTACGCAAGGTCCTCTCAGCAACATCTGTACAACAACTTGGTACAACACCAGTTTAATGAAAATACCTCCTCCTCTTGATAAAAAAGACG AGGATGCCATCAACGCTTTGCTTGGGTGTTCTTCTAGGGAAATGCTATTACCCCCAAGTTGTTATATTGGATTTACAAGTGCCGTTACTTGCGATTGTTATCTTGAGAAGCATAAGAGTTGCCGAGTGGTACACAT TGATTTCTCAAATAGACAATTAGAAGGAAAGATCCCCGAGGAGATTGGAGGCCTTCAATATTTAAAAACCCT TTATTTGAATGGAAACAAGTTGCGTGGATCAATTCCTGAACCGTTCAAAAATCTGAAGAAGCTATTGTACTT TTCCCTCTGTGATAACTCATTGGAAGGACCCATTCCACCTTTCATTGGTGAGATGAAATCTTTAAACAGCAT ACTTCTGTGCAAAAACTTCTTCAATCAAACAATTCCTCCAAAATTGGGTTCTCTCCCATCTTTGGAAAATTT AGACTTGGGCCATAATTTGTTCTCAGGGAAAATTCCAGACGAGCTGGGAAATATTAAGAGCCTCATTAGATT GTACCTGGTGGATAATCAACTCTCGGGTGTACTCCCGGTCAAGCTTGGAGATCTTGTGAATCTAGAGGAGCT GCACTTGCAGAACAATGAATTTATTGGTGCCTTGCCGCCGAGCTTCAAGAGTTTAAAGAAACTGACGTACTT CGATGTGCGAGGGAACAAGCTCAATGAAACAATTCCGGATATTTTCGAACAGTGGCAAGATCTGCGTATCTT GAATCTGATGGGGAATAGTTTTTCTGCACCTTTGCCTGGCCAAATCTCAAAGCTGAAGAGTCTAACGGAACT GTATATCAGTGACTTAGTTGGAAAAAGCTACTCATTTCCAGATTTATCTGGAATGGAATTTTTGAGAATTTT GACATTGAGGAATTGCTCAATAGATGCCAACATCCCTATTTGGATATGGAAGCTATCTTCCCTACACTATCT GGACTTGAGTTTCAATAGTTTGTTTGGTGCAATTCCAGAAGCTGTTAACCCCTCGTTAAATCATAT ATTTCTGAGAAGAAATAAGCTCAATGAGACAATTCCATCTTGGATGAATGCTAGTTCATACGT GGATGTTTCTGAAAATCAATTCAAAAATGTAAACATATGCCCCGGAAAGAAGCTAAACCCTGACTT GAATCTGTTTGCGTGTTGCCCCAATGAAACGGATGA GGTTGCAAAGGGGGACCAAGTTGATTTCCATTTTAAGAATGGAACTCAGTTCTGTACTCAGTTCT ATGACCATTTGTATATAAACTGCGGTGGTGATTCTGTCCATGTTAACGGAACTGACTATGAAGCTGATGTACATCCACGTGGTCAATCAACTTTCTTCATGAGTAACAGCTCAAATTGGGGCTATAGTAGTATGGGAAGCTTCTTATGGGCAAGACATAATCGTTACACTCTAAATGAGACCTGCGAAATTCATGCTGGTGATGCCCAATTGTATCGTACAGCACGTTTATCCCCAATCTCCTTGAAATATTATGGATTTTGTTTGAAAAATGGTGAGTACAAAGTGAATCTTCACTTTGCTGAAATATCTAGTAGAAACACCAAAGATTCGCATAGCAAAGCATGGCGACTCTTTGATGTAGATATCCAG GAAAAAAATGTGCTGAGAAACTTCAACATAGAAAGAGAAGCGAAAGGTGTGAATATGGCTATAACAGAGGAACATATCACTTTTGTGAATGACAATAGACTGGAGATTCACTTATACTGGTCTGGAAAAGGGTCTGTCAAATACCCATCAGTGTACTATGGGCCCCTTATAGCTGCAATTACAGTAACTCTAG TTCAATCAGAACTGTCCAAAGGAGTGCTTGCTGGAATTTCAGGATTTGCATTACTTCTTCTAATATTGTTCATAGGTTTTTCCTGGAGATTCCAAGACAAATTACGTCGGGAAG AGCTAGAACTTGTTGAATTGTACCCTGGAGGGCTTTACAACTTTCGGAAAATTAGAGCTGCCACAAAGAATTTTGGTGTTGATAACCGGTTTGGTGAGGGAGGTTTTGGGACTGTCTATAAG GGCACTCTTGCGAATGGGACTGCCATCGCAGTTAAAAAGCTTTCGGCAACAAAAGAAGGAATGTACGAGTTTGTGGAAAAGAGTCGAGCAATTGCTGGCATGAAACATCCAAATCTTGCAACACTAATGGGATGCTGTGCAGGTGACAACCAGCTTCTGCTTATCTATGAGTACATTGGAACTAACTCTCTTGAAGATGCATTATTTG GTTCAGACGAACTTAGAGAAAGACTAGATTGGCCAACAAGGTATAGAATTTGTCTTGGCCTAGCAGAAGGTTTAGCTTTCCTTCACGGGGGGTCCAAACAGGAAATTATACACGGGGATATTAAACCAGCAAACATTATTCTTGATGACCAACTAAATCCGAAGATATATGACTTTGGATTTGCAAGGCTTTATCACAAGCAAAAGTTGGAAGGAACACT GTCATACACAGCGCCTGAAGTTAAAGATCACCCCTTAGAAGCTAGCGCAGATGTGTATAGCTTTGGAGTTGTCACACTTATACTTATCAGTGGAAGGAAAGTCACGACCCCGAGGGCAGGTGGTGACACTGAATACCTCGTGGAGGAG GCACAGGTAAAGGATCAGAGGGGAACTCTAATGGATCTAGTCGATAATAAGCTTCTAGAATATGACTGGGAAGAAGCAGATATGGTTCTAAGATTAGCAATGAAATGCATAAGTTCACGCCCATTCAGACCGACAATGTCTACAGTCGTGAAGATTCTAAAGAAAGAATGCTCAATCGAGACGATTAAGCCAAAGCTGGGTGATTCTCCATACAGAAAAACCAAATCATGTTTGCTTTTCTGA
- the LOC132616834 gene encoding probable LRR receptor-like serine/threonine-protein kinase At1g53420 isoform X4 has product MERQYRLEHPFESSYLTTKSLSNHMVYSSEDAINALLGCSSREMLLPPSCYIGFTSAVTCDCYLEKHKSCRVVHIDFSNRQLEGKIPEEIGGLQYLKTLYLNGNKLRGSIPEPFKNLKKLLYFSLCDNSLEGPIPPFIGEMKSLNSILLCKNFFNQTIPPKLGSLPSLENLDLGHNLFSGKIPDELGNIKSLIRLYLVDNQLSGVLPVKLGDLVNLEELHLQNNEFIGALPPSFKSLKKLTYFDVRGNKLNETIPDIFEQWQDLRILNLMGNSFSAPLPGQISKLKSLTELYISDLVGKSYSFPDLSGMEFLRILTLRNCSIDANIPIWIWKLSSLHYLDLSFNSLFGAIPEAVNPSLNHIFLRRNKLNETIPSWMNASSYVDVSENQFKNVNICPGKKLNPDLNLFACCPNETDEVAKGDQVDFHFKNGTQFCTQFYDHLYINCGGDSVHVNGTDYEADVHPRGQSTFFMSNSSNWGYSSMGSFLWARHNRYTLNETCEIHAGDAQLYRTARLSPISLKYYGFCLKNGEYKVNLHFAEISSRNTKDSHSKAWRLFDVDIQEKNVLRNFNIEREAKGVNMAITEEHITFVNDNRLEIHLYWSGKGSVKYPSVYYGPLIAAITVTLVQSELSKGVLAGISGFALLLLILFIGFSWRFQDKLRREELELVELYPGGLYNFRKIRAATKNFGVDNRFGEGGFGTVYKGTLANGTAIAVKKLSATKEGMYEFVEKSRAIAGMKHPNLATLMGCCAGDNQLLLIYEYIGTNSLEDALFGSDELRERLDWPTRYRICLGLAEGLAFLHGGSKQEIIHGDIKPANIILDDQLNPKIYDFGFARLYHKQKLEGTLSYTAPEVKDHPLEASADVYSFGVVTLILISGRKVTTPRAGGDTEYLVEEAQVKDQRGTLMDLVDNKLLEYDWEEADMVLRLAMKCISSRPFRPTMSTVVKILKKECSIETIKPKLGDSPYRKTKSCLLF; this is encoded by the exons ATGGAAAGACAATACAGATTGGAGCATCCATTTGAGAGCTCTTATTTGACAACCAAATCCCTCTCG AACCACATGGTGTATTCTTCAG AGGATGCCATCAACGCTTTGCTTGGGTGTTCTTCTAGGGAAATGCTATTACCCCCAAGTTGTTATATTGGATTTACAAGTGCCGTTACTTGCGATTGTTATCTTGAGAAGCATAAGAGTTGCCGAGTGGTACACAT TGATTTCTCAAATAGACAATTAGAAGGAAAGATCCCCGAGGAGATTGGAGGCCTTCAATATTTAAAAACCCT TTATTTGAATGGAAACAAGTTGCGTGGATCAATTCCTGAACCGTTCAAAAATCTGAAGAAGCTATTGTACTT TTCCCTCTGTGATAACTCATTGGAAGGACCCATTCCACCTTTCATTGGTGAGATGAAATCTTTAAACAGCAT ACTTCTGTGCAAAAACTTCTTCAATCAAACAATTCCTCCAAAATTGGGTTCTCTCCCATCTTTGGAAAATTT AGACTTGGGCCATAATTTGTTCTCAGGGAAAATTCCAGACGAGCTGGGAAATATTAAGAGCCTCATTAGATT GTACCTGGTGGATAATCAACTCTCGGGTGTACTCCCGGTCAAGCTTGGAGATCTTGTGAATCTAGAGGAGCT GCACTTGCAGAACAATGAATTTATTGGTGCCTTGCCGCCGAGCTTCAAGAGTTTAAAGAAACTGACGTACTT CGATGTGCGAGGGAACAAGCTCAATGAAACAATTCCGGATATTTTCGAACAGTGGCAAGATCTGCGTATCTT GAATCTGATGGGGAATAGTTTTTCTGCACCTTTGCCTGGCCAAATCTCAAAGCTGAAGAGTCTAACGGAACT GTATATCAGTGACTTAGTTGGAAAAAGCTACTCATTTCCAGATTTATCTGGAATGGAATTTTTGAGAATTTT GACATTGAGGAATTGCTCAATAGATGCCAACATCCCTATTTGGATATGGAAGCTATCTTCCCTACACTATCT GGACTTGAGTTTCAATAGTTTGTTTGGTGCAATTCCAGAAGCTGTTAACCCCTCGTTAAATCATAT ATTTCTGAGAAGAAATAAGCTCAATGAGACAATTCCATCTTGGATGAATGCTAGTTCATACGT GGATGTTTCTGAAAATCAATTCAAAAATGTAAACATATGCCCCGGAAAGAAGCTAAACCCTGACTT GAATCTGTTTGCGTGTTGCCCCAATGAAACGGATGA GGTTGCAAAGGGGGACCAAGTTGATTTCCATTTTAAGAATGGAACTCAGTTCTGTACTCAGTTCT ATGACCATTTGTATATAAACTGCGGTGGTGATTCTGTCCATGTTAACGGAACTGACTATGAAGCTGATGTACATCCACGTGGTCAATCAACTTTCTTCATGAGTAACAGCTCAAATTGGGGCTATAGTAGTATGGGAAGCTTCTTATGGGCAAGACATAATCGTTACACTCTAAATGAGACCTGCGAAATTCATGCTGGTGATGCCCAATTGTATCGTACAGCACGTTTATCCCCAATCTCCTTGAAATATTATGGATTTTGTTTGAAAAATGGTGAGTACAAAGTGAATCTTCACTTTGCTGAAATATCTAGTAGAAACACCAAAGATTCGCATAGCAAAGCATGGCGACTCTTTGATGTAGATATCCAG GAAAAAAATGTGCTGAGAAACTTCAACATAGAAAGAGAAGCGAAAGGTGTGAATATGGCTATAACAGAGGAACATATCACTTTTGTGAATGACAATAGACTGGAGATTCACTTATACTGGTCTGGAAAAGGGTCTGTCAAATACCCATCAGTGTACTATGGGCCCCTTATAGCTGCAATTACAGTAACTCTAG TTCAATCAGAACTGTCCAAAGGAGTGCTTGCTGGAATTTCAGGATTTGCATTACTTCTTCTAATATTGTTCATAGGTTTTTCCTGGAGATTCCAAGACAAATTACGTCGGGAAG AGCTAGAACTTGTTGAATTGTACCCTGGAGGGCTTTACAACTTTCGGAAAATTAGAGCTGCCACAAAGAATTTTGGTGTTGATAACCGGTTTGGTGAGGGAGGTTTTGGGACTGTCTATAAG GGCACTCTTGCGAATGGGACTGCCATCGCAGTTAAAAAGCTTTCGGCAACAAAAGAAGGAATGTACGAGTTTGTGGAAAAGAGTCGAGCAATTGCTGGCATGAAACATCCAAATCTTGCAACACTAATGGGATGCTGTGCAGGTGACAACCAGCTTCTGCTTATCTATGAGTACATTGGAACTAACTCTCTTGAAGATGCATTATTTG GTTCAGACGAACTTAGAGAAAGACTAGATTGGCCAACAAGGTATAGAATTTGTCTTGGCCTAGCAGAAGGTTTAGCTTTCCTTCACGGGGGGTCCAAACAGGAAATTATACACGGGGATATTAAACCAGCAAACATTATTCTTGATGACCAACTAAATCCGAAGATATATGACTTTGGATTTGCAAGGCTTTATCACAAGCAAAAGTTGGAAGGAACACT GTCATACACAGCGCCTGAAGTTAAAGATCACCCCTTAGAAGCTAGCGCAGATGTGTATAGCTTTGGAGTTGTCACACTTATACTTATCAGTGGAAGGAAAGTCACGACCCCGAGGGCAGGTGGTGACACTGAATACCTCGTGGAGGAG GCACAGGTAAAGGATCAGAGGGGAACTCTAATGGATCTAGTCGATAATAAGCTTCTAGAATATGACTGGGAAGAAGCAGATATGGTTCTAAGATTAGCAATGAAATGCATAAGTTCACGCCCATTCAGACCGACAATGTCTACAGTCGTGAAGATTCTAAAGAAAGAATGCTCAATCGAGACGATTAAGCCAAAGCTGGGTGATTCTCCATACAGAAAAACCAAATCATGTTTGCTTTTCTGA